From the Hyphomicrobiaceae bacterium genome, the window ATTCTCTCACCACACCGGAGCTGTTTGGCACCGCGTCCAATCCATCCGGGTATACCCAGGTCTCGATCGCCACGATCCGGCTTTGGAAGAAGCGCGCCGCGCCCTGACTCGCAAAGGCAGTATCTGAGCAATGCTATCTGCGCGGCACGCTGTGAAATGGCCAAGCTGTGAGCGGCGATGAAATCGGCCGCTTCACGCGGCCTGCTCCGCATTCATGATGTTTACGTATCTGTATACCTACGCTTGCCGCACCGTCGGTGTTCCGGTAGATTTAATGCAGTGGTTTTCGCTCCGGCGCGAGCGCCCGGGCATCACGCTTATGTTCCCTTTCCATGTCGGCGTACTCCGGAACTTCCGTTGTTTTTGAGCCGTTTCGGACATATCAATTCTTATAATCAGCAAGGAAACTAATTATGGTCACCAACAGCTATCCTCCCGGAACCGTTCTGATGCGGCCGACCCTCGATGCGCTCGCGCGTAATTGGTGGCTCATCCTGTTGCGCGGCATCCTGGCCATCATCTTTGGCGTGCTGACCTTCATTTGGCCGGGCCTCACGCTCTTCACGCTCGTCATTTTCTACGGCGCTTTCGCGCTGCTCGATGGCATCTTCGCTCTCGTCGCGGCGGTCACCAAGGGCGCGCCAGCGCCCAGGTGGTGGCTCGCCATCGTTGGTCTGCTTGGCATCGGCGCCGGTGTGGTGACGCTGATGTGGCCAGGCATCACGGGCATCGTGCTGCTGTACTTCATCGCGGGCTGGGCCATCGCATCGGGAATTTTCGAAATCATCGGCGCCATTCGCCTGCGTAAAGAGATCGACGACGAGTGGATGCTGATCGCCAGCGGTGTCTTGGCGGTGATTTTCGGCTTGCTGATCCTCGCCTTTCCTGGCGCCGGTGCGCTCGGTTTGGCCTTCGCCATCGGCGGCTTCGCGGTTGTTTACGGCGGGCTTCTGGTAGCGTTCGCACTCCGTCTGAGAAAGCATGCCGAAGTGAAGATCTAGCCTTCACTGCCATATGCATCAGAAAAGACAAGAGCCGCCGGACAGATCCGACGGCTCTTTGACTTTAGCACTCTCGAATTTTGGAACCGTAATCAGCAAGTTCCCTGGCGCATACAGCGGCGCATCTGATTGCGCATAGATTCCTTCCACTCCTGGCCGTCATCGTAGCCATCCTCGTCGCCGTCGCGTTGGCCCGATTTCCAGCCCAGCTTGTAGCCGACCTTGTAGCCCTTCTTCCAACCGATCGCGTAATCCTGAGCCGACGTTGACTTCGCGAATCCGCCGATCAGCGCATCGTTGTAGGAGGCTTCGTAAGCGTCCTTGTATGCGTCTTGATAACCATCTTTCCGACCTTTGGCCTTGCCAGCCGCAAACCCGGACTCATAAGCCGACGACTTCGCGAAAGATCCGGTGCTCGTCACGATGTTTCCGCCAAAAAATGCCAGCGCCGCAAGGACGGGCATGAAAATCTGCAGTAGCAATTTGCGCGCGTTGAAATCCGTAATCGACAATACGTTGGCCGAATTCATTTGTGCATCTCCTAGAGCATCGCCTGTGTTCAATGGCACGACCTTCACAAGTCCCGCCTGAATTGTGTCTGAGCAACGCGTTCAGATGGCGTTCATTAAGCAAAAGCATTCGCACCCATCTCATCATTTTCGCAGCCGTTAACTTTGGGCTGTTCGTCATCAACCTGTTGAGCCATCAGCCTGACTACTGGTTTAAGTTGCCTCTCATCGGCTGGGGCATCGGACTTCTCGGTCATGCTTTCATGGTGAGCCGAACATCAGACGTCACAGCCATGAGCAAACGCGAGAACGGCGGCGGACCGAGCGGTTCGACAACGACTTGATCCTTCTGGGCGCTGCTGTCTCGCCATTCGTCATCGCATGACAGT encodes:
- a CDS encoding HdeD family acid-resistance protein, which produces MVTNSYPPGTVLMRPTLDALARNWWLILLRGILAIIFGVLTFIWPGLTLFTLVIFYGAFALLDGIFALVAAVTKGAPAPRWWLAIVGLLGIGAGVVTLMWPGITGIVLLYFIAGWAIASGIFEIIGAIRLRKEIDDEWMLIASGVLAVIFGLLILAFPGAGALGLAFAIGGFAVVYGGLLVAFALRLRKHAEVKI